In a genomic window of Planktothrix sp. FACHB-1365:
- a CDS encoding type IV secretory system conjugative DNA transfer family protein has protein sequence MSNPILISSALWTATGFLGMVWGLSQPFPSPNKFYGFAAGAIASTIGTALSYPAMKRSERGIIRQDTADTIFDIGEAATIERYKQAVFPVPRMPDLNIHNHILGMMPGDEQETEDKPPIVAFDSILDRGVGICLFGDSGSGKSSAAKYLIGLASRGEPIKLIVCDPHYDGGGDWGSDTLIIDDYDMILKCLRASLDELDKRKKLRKEGVKSFPKLVFIWDEWPSVRVAAKRAKLDICEEAVIRLGSECRKYDMLSIFCSQSGNTKAMGLEGMGDFLQNFSLIRLGKISVKHAKNLPDQRVLNCLQSVGYPCLVDDDLSQHPTHGNYPEFRNGQPPLNLLPVRTVPITLDELIGDEIYVERQSGTPKQPPKTSPSNPSFDIRKLEKTPDNNTSPDDKFMEILAFCKANNGATVRDIQRSPVGSNLSSDAVKYAFEWLEKNGHGTVTIENGRGGTRVSFTPN, from the coding sequence ATGTCTAACCCAATTCTTATTAGTTCCGCTTTGTGGACTGCCACCGGGTTCTTAGGTATGGTCTGGGGATTAAGTCAACCGTTCCCCAGTCCTAACAAATTTTATGGTTTTGCTGCGGGAGCGATCGCCAGTACCATCGGAACGGCTCTAAGTTATCCTGCTATGAAACGAAGTGAACGTGGCATCATCAGACAGGATACGGCGGACACCATTTTCGATATCGGTGAGGCTGCAACCATTGAGCGATATAAACAGGCTGTATTCCCAGTTCCCCGGATGCCAGACTTGAACATTCACAACCATATTTTAGGGATGATGCCAGGGGATGAACAAGAGACTGAAGATAAACCGCCAATAGTTGCTTTTGATTCAATCCTTGATAGAGGCGTGGGTATCTGTTTATTTGGTGATAGTGGCTCCGGTAAATCGAGCGCGGCTAAATATTTAATCGGTTTAGCTAGTCGAGGAGAACCAATCAAATTAATAGTTTGTGACCCACATTACGACGGCGGGGGTGATTGGGGTTCTGACACTTTGATAATTGACGATTACGACATGATTTTAAAGTGTCTCAGAGCATCACTGGATGAACTGGATAAGCGCAAAAAGTTAAGAAAGGAAGGCGTTAAAAGTTTTCCTAAGTTAGTGTTCATTTGGGATGAGTGGCCGTCAGTCCGAGTCGCAGCAAAACGAGCAAAATTAGACATCTGTGAGGAAGCTGTAATCCGTCTCGGTTCTGAATGCAGAAAGTATGATATGTTATCAATTTTTTGCAGTCAAAGCGGAAACACTAAGGCTATGGGATTAGAAGGTATGGGTGACTTTCTACAGAATTTCTCACTGATTAGATTGGGTAAAATTTCTGTTAAGCACGCTAAGAACTTACCAGACCAACGGGTTCTTAATTGCCTTCAGTCTGTAGGTTATCCGTGTTTAGTTGATGATGATTTATCACAACATCCTACTCATGGCAACTACCCGGAATTCCGCAACGGTCAACCCCCCTTAAACCTTCTACCAGTTCGGACTGTTCCTATCACTTTGGATGAGTTAATCGGTGATGAGATTTACGTCGAGAGACAGTCAGGAACACCTAAACAACCGCCTAAGACTTCACCTTCTAACCCATCGTTTGATATCAGGAAGTTAGAAAAAACTCCAGACAATAACACCAGTCCTGATGATAAATTTATGGAGATATTGGCATTCTGCAAGGCTAACAATGGCGCAACAGTCCGTGATATTCAACGCTCACCAGTTGGTTCAAATTTGTCATCAGATGCCGTTAAATATGCGTTTGAATGGTTAGAAAAAAATGGTCATGGGACGGTAACTATTGAAAACGGTAGAGGGGGAACAAGGGTATCGTTCACCCCTAACTAA